TGCCGATGGTGACACGAAAAGTATCTCTCAACTTCTCTTTGTTGAATTTCTTGTGTTCTATGACATTTATTCGAGGTAAAGAAAGACTACTTGAAATACCTTTTACGATTACGTCGTAAGTTTCTGCTGTTTACGTATAAtctgattaattatttctagtaatgaaattttattaagttaTATTGAAATGCGATATACAACTCCGCGTACCTTATACGCGTAGAATGTATAGTTGAGAGACACTGTCATAGGAATAAGCCATGTATGTAACTGTATGCAGATATAGAGGAGGGATATAGGAGGGCTCGGAGATTTATTAGAACACGTacgagaaattaatatatttttaacatcgGTACTTGTTTCATTACAaaattatcatataaaatcattgtaatatacaaaattattggtACTACATTGTACTTAAATGTTAAATGCGTGTGTACCTCGACAGTGCGTATATCGAAAAGCAAGAGGGATAGAACAAACAAAAAGAATAGTAAgttgacaaatatttttcttaaactATAACAAAAACTTTTCTATCTTGActctaaaattataaattataatcttcGATATAGTTACTTAATTACGTGTTAATGTATATAACTACATGAGACATATTATCTACGAGCTCTCACTCTTTTACAGAATACTTGTATAAAAgtactatattaaattaacaaaactTGAAGCTTTTAACAAATGCAATAAcacttattttttaaacttccATATACAATTCCTTcaagttaattatatattaacaagTCTCAATTCACTGTAACAATCGAATATTAATACATTCTACCCTTTTGaattatgttaattaaaacattCTATCTATCATTTTGAAATTGGAGAAAACTGATCTCAAAGACTGACTGGGACTATATATCCCAGTTTCAAAGATATGTTTTATCTAGTTCAATGTATACTACagtacaaattattattgcttTTATCGTCGGAAGACGAATTCGTCGCGAAAAAGTTAAGGGGTTAAAGAGCCTCTCTCTTGAGAATCGGCGCTTCAATTCTTGCTTCGCTTTTTGTGTTCGTGTCCATGACCGACGTCGGCAGCGTACGCATGTGGATAGTCGTAACCGTGGCCGTGACCGTACTCGTGGCCGAAACCGTGTCCAAAACCGGCGCCAAAACCATGAACGAACTGCGCGGGCAACGGATGGCCATGCAGCCCGTGGCCATGCAACACGGGATAAAAGTGACCGCCGCCATAACCTCTACCGTTGTATGCCGGTGAGCCAACCGGATCAGCGCCAATCAGCGGGATCGGAGCTGGATGGACCGGAATCGGAACTGGAACCGGGACCGGTATTGGAAACGCTTGCTTTACCGGTACTGGATACGGTTGTTGTACTGGCACCGCCACGGGGTGCTTCACCGGTATTGCAATTGGGCGTTCCACCGGGACCGGAACTGGCTATGGATAAATAGATTTCAAAGATGAATTACCTGTTTTGAGAAGTAAATTCTGTGAATGAAAGTAGTTAGATGGAATGTGGACCGTTTAGGAGGAATTACAAAGGTTAACCTTTCGTTGGACAATAGCATACAGAGTGATTTCGAAACTGTAGTACAACCGGAGAGGTAAGAATAAgccgaaaatatagaataaaatttattcataccacgtttcgaaaatatagggtaaaatatagaatttcaaaaagaTTGTTAAGCGAATATAGAACGAAAATGTTGTCGATATAGTCTAGAAAACGAAGCGACAGGTAAAAAAATTTAGGGATGTTTCCTTACCTCGTGTATCGGAATGGGAACTGGGACCGGTTTGTGAATGATCTTTTCGATCGGAACTGGCACGTGATACGGTTTCTCGATGTAAACTGGCTGTGGAACAGGAACTGGTCTTTCCAGAACCACGTGTTTCGTTATGTATACTGGAAACGTTTTCAACAAATCGGCCCCCCCGATTGGTAAAGGGATAGCGGGTACTCTACCGTATGATAATCCGCCATGCAATCTATCGATCACAAAACATAAGCATCATCATTCTAGAGATTTCAAGTCAGAGATGATTCCAATcgaaagttaaaaatatgaattacaaAGTTATGATATCATTACCCTCCATGAGCTAAGTTAAAGGGAGGAAATTTGAGCCCTTTCCAACCTGGATCACCTAACCATGGTTGTCCATGGCCGTACCCATGAGAGtttggtattccaacccatcCGCCAGCTTCTGGTATCCCCCGTTTACTTTGTTTCGTATCGTTTGTTTCTGCAGTTAGCGCGTAGCCACAGCAAAGTATTAGGAACAGCTGAAATTCAatgtttttacaaaattactttataattgtTTAAAGTTAATCCAattctcttccatttcttcgtgCTTTGTATTTTACACTTCTTGACAACGTAACTTCAACGCAAATTCTTCTCGCACATTTAGAGATATCTAACTTACCAACTGAAAAATCAAGTAATTCCAAATTTATCGattcgtttaataattttaactttgTCCTGACGATGTCTACCTTTAGTTTGATCGTTTGAACCGTCGAATGACAGGAAATGGTTGGCTCGCTGTTACCACGAATCTATCACGTCTGTTTAACACAGTGTTGCGGATTTCTTAGCGTACTTGGCTCGGATCCAGGAATGATCAAAGAATCACAATTCACCGGACGTGTTTGTGTTTACTGATCGGTCTCAAACGTTTCTGATCTTTTTTTAAGCAAAGAGGATAGCAAAGTGAGTTAAAGTAAATTGTTCTAAATATGACGACCATAATGTGGAAGGTTAGAAAGAGTAGAAGAAACTAACGAAGTCTTATGTTTCATCATGAAAGCAGAATCCAGTAAAACATCGTAGTCAACAACACTAATTGTATAATCACTGTAATACGTGTTATAACACCTATACGTACTTTATACACACACGTAGACACCTGCAGGTacgtatacataaaatattaacgagTCACGTAGTGACTGTACTTACTTACATAATTTACTTTGTGGTCGTTAATGActatttatcattaataaaaaataaataaacaataacaATTAGAGGACCGAGAAACGTTTCTGGAACTTTGTGCCGAGTACACGTATTACGAATTGCACCTCTCAATGCTGCATGATGTAAAATGGATTGTACAAAAAAAGGTAATCGTTCTAAATTACTATCTTGTACTAAATTACGAGTTCTGTTTGAAACATGTTTCGAATAACCAGCCATTCTTCGAGATAATTGCATTTACAGATTGAAATGACTGACTGCTCTGTTTGCAAGGATTttagattatatataattatgaattatataaattacacgTATGAACAACATACAGGGTGTACCGAAAATCGTGGTGCGAGTCAAAAGGCGGTGATTCTCCCAGGAAAAGTAAGTGGAAAATGTAGAATGACGACAATTGCCGATACAAGCCATCGTTTTCAAGAAGATCAACTATGAAATTCCGTCCACTTGACTATCGTTACTTTTCAAGCGCACGTAACGCAACTTTATAGTCGATTTTTTCAAAGTGTCGTATCACGATTCTTCACTACATtccgtatataaaatattcaatgcgaaatactcgttataatataactAGATAACTAGATCTCTTATCTAggttctattttttaattaaatataaatatcagcGTTGTATTCAGCGCGAAGGAGTTAATACTCGtgcatacaatataatatatcagaTTATACAGGCTTACAGAGATAATAGTTCGACGAATAGATCGCCAATTAAAGATTTTGTCATATCACGATTAGACGTTACTAAGAAACTAGAATTTACTTAGAGATTAGAgatcattaaatattataataagcgctttagaaattttatgtatatttgcatattattgcGTATTCTGTATAGTTTTACAcgtctatatatatacattatatattatgtattatgtatttcgtGTAAGTGCGTAAATATCCGCGGTTTACTTATGATTTATGTTTCTTACCGAGATCATAGACATTGCGGTCTCGTTGAGGAGGAACTGTTCGTCAAATCGAGAAAAGCGTTAGCTTTATATATTCGCTGTTTGTCGAGGTAAACAGATCGATAGTTCCGGATGGTCCAAGTCAGGTTCCCGTCTTTGATAGGATCAGGAACTCGACCTTGTTGATCGGCGAGTTTTGTATTTCCGGTGAAGAAAGTGGTTAAATACTTACTATAACGAATCTGCTTCACGTTGACGCTGTATACGATGGCCACGCGTAGCACTGATCTCATATCTTTGCTCCAAGTGTTTCGTCGAATTGAAACGTTTATCACTAGGCCGCGGGTTTTTccaaaattaaataagaagATACTTTGACCGACGCAAGATTTGTCGTAGACTTTAGATGTTAGACTTTCACGACGATCGGATGGAATATTTGTGATCCTGTGGTTTTCAATCGcgtaattctttttttcttcttgcaGGTCTGCCCCGAGAAAGTGAACCGGAACGTCCATGAAACGTCGCGCCACAACAAAGCGCAACGCACTGTTAATACGGTTGAAACACGAAGAGACGCAACTGTACGTCGTAGGATCGATCGACAGCctatcgaaaataaaattccgttTGAAGAAATTGTTGCTACgcaaacgatagaaaaatttctCTGCGATCTTCAAGTTTTAATAGTTATAAGCAGCAGCGTATGTTCTCCGTGAAATCGTTTCATCGACGCGATCTTCGTACGGtcgtaaaaatacataaagcTTGTTGAAATTGAGCGAATCGCAATTCGTGTCACGATTTAGAATCGGTGAACGCATAGCATTCTTCGGTTTCTGTAACGCGGAGCTGTCGCCTTTACTCGGCCAACGAGATCAACGAAACCGGCTGGTCCGTTTCTTGCACCAGTGTCGCTGGTTTGTTTCCGCGTTGGCCGCATCCGCGAACTTTCTTAACTTTCATTTTCTAATACGTACGAGCTACTTCTAATGCCGGCCACTACCTTTCATCCATTATTCATCGTTATGAACGCCGGTGAGCGCATAACAGGCTCGTAGTACGTACGTATTGGC
Above is a genomic segment from Bombus fervidus isolate BK054 chromosome 4, iyBomFerv1, whole genome shotgun sequence containing:
- the LOC139986664 gene encoding uncharacterized protein codes for the protein MSMISLFLILCCGYALTAETNDTKQSKRGIPEAGGWVGIPNSHGYGHGQPWLGDPGWKGLKFPPFNLAHGGLHGGLSYGRVPAIPLPIGGADLLKTFPVYITKHVVLERPVPVPQPVYIEKPYHVPVPIEKIIHKPVPVPIPIHEPVPVPVERPIAIPVKHPVAVPVQQPYPVPVKQAFPIPVPVPVPIPVHPAPIPLIGADPVGSPAYNGRGYGGGHFYPVLHGHGLHGHPLPAQFVHGFGAGFGHGFGHEYGHGHGYDYPHAYAADVGHGHEHKKRSKN